A DNA window from Drosophila biarmipes strain raj3 chromosome 2R, RU_DBia_V1.1, whole genome shotgun sequence contains the following coding sequences:
- the LOC108029631 gene encoding histone H3-like centromeric protein cid, which yields MLGDTNAGSDDDTAFRSPEPEDGTDYGLEFTTSRLTLNSNRRCSTLHKETSGGPGSRAAGRTFSDEEDQENRTPASSPGTRRMSGQQERRLAPSQPSRTQAAANGSIGAQNQTRRRKMAKPLSRARRMDVEILHLQNHPGVLIPKLPFSRLVREFIIKYSDGSPMRITEGALTAMQVSSELYLTQRLADSYMLTKHRNRVTLEVRDMALMGFLCDGTHC from the coding sequence ATGCTAGGCGACACTAACGCAGGGAGCGACGACGACACGGCTTTCCGATCGCCTGAACCGGAAGATGGCACCGACTACGGCTTGGAGTTCACCACAAGCCGGCTCACCCTGAATTCCAACCGCCGATGCTCGACGCTGCACAAGGAGACCTCAGGTGGCCCTGGGTCGCGAGCAGCGGGAAGAACTTTCAGCGATGAGGAGGATCAGGAGAATCGGACGCCAGCCAGCTCGCCGGGGACGCGCAGGATGAGCGGTCAGCAGGAAAGGCGCCTGGCTCCCAGCCAGCCGTCCAGGACTCAGGCAGCGGCAAACGGATCGATTGGTGCCCAGAATCAGACCAGGAGACGCAAGATGGCCAAACCCTTGAGCAGAGCCAGAAGGATGGATGTAGAGATCCTTCATCTGCAGAATCATCCCGGCGTGCTGATACCCAAGCTGCCGTTCTCGCGTCTGGTTCGCGAGTTTATCATCAAGTACAGCGACGGATCACCGATGAGGATCACCGAAGGCGCCCTCACAGCCATGCAGGTGTCCAGCGAACTGTATCTGACGCAGCGTCTGGCCGACTCCTACATGCTCACCAAACACCGCAATCGCGTCACTCTGGAGGTGCGCGACATGGCTTTGATGGGCTTCCTCTGCGACGGGACCCATTGTTAG
- the LOC108029473 gene encoding growth factor receptor-bound protein 2 isoform X1: MEAIAKHDFSATADDELSFRKTQILKILNMEDDSNWYRAELDGKEGLIPSNYIEMKNHDWYYGRITRADAEKLLSNKHEGAFLIRISESSPGDFSLSVKCLDGVQHFKVLRDAQSKFFLWVVKFNSLNELVEYHRTASVSRSQEVKLRDMIPEEMLVQALYDFVPQESGELDFRRGDVITVTDRSDENWWNGEIGNRKGIFPATYVTPYHS; encoded by the exons ATGGAAGCGATTGCCAAACACGATTTCTCCGCGACGGCCGACGACGAGCTGAGTTTTCGCAAAACTCAGATCCTAAAG ATATTAAACATGGAGGATGATTCAAATTGGTATCGTGCCGAGCTGGATGGGAAAGAAGGCCTCATACCCAGTAATTACATAGAAATGAAGAATCACGA TTGGTATTATGGACGTATCACTCGTGCCGATGCCGAAAAGTTACTGTCAAACAAGCACGAAGGTGCCTTTTTGATACGCATCAGCGAATCCAGTCCCGGCGATTTCTCCTTATCAGTCAA ATGCCTCGATGGTGTTCAGCATTTCAAGGTTCTGCGCGACGCCCAAAGCAAATTCTTTCTCTGGGTGGTCAAGTTCAACTCCCTCAACGAACTGGTCGAATATCATCGGACGGCGAGCGTATCCCGGTCGCAGGAAGTCAAATTGCGTGATATGATACCTGAAGAG ATGCTCGTGCAGGCGCTGTACGATTTTGTGCCACAGGAATCCGGGGAATTGGACTTCAGACGCGGCGATGTCATCACCGTCACAGACCGCTCCGATGAGAACTGGTGGAACGGCGAGATCGGCAATAGGAAAGGAATCTTCCCAGCAACTTATGTGACGCCATATCATTCATAA
- the LOC108029630 gene encoding cholinephosphotransferase 1 isoform X1, translating to MPLLAYREKHILSAQQLRKLSEHKYSCFSASLLDPLLQPWWNWLVAQTPLWLAPNLITIVGLILNVVTTLILICYSPNGVEAPPRWTCVLCALGLFIYQSLDSIDGKQARRTNTSSPLGELFDHGCDSISTVFVALSACISCQLGHYPNWLFFQCFCAIALFYCAHWQTYVSGTMRFGRIDVTEAQFSIIAIHLVSAVLGPEIWLTKVEEVLKAPSEDLRLPYFNCESRFLPIYVACGVDLILALRYSRCILTEGCGKNGSSVAGTSVLSPSIPLTLVVLPALMIAQKSPQNIFTEHASVYILAFGMVAAKVTNKLVIAHMTKSEMEYLDWSLLGPSLLFLNQYFNCIVPEIWLLWFTLMWGTQDLLRYCSQVCLEICQHLRIDLFRIPYTPKGQAPHPATASVSSQSNIGSSADKNGGTAHRKSKSKPH from the exons ATGCCGCTGCTCGCCTACCGGGAGAAGCACATCTTGAGTGCCCAGCAGTTGAGGAAGCTGAGCGAGCACAAGTACTCCTGCTTCAGCGCCAGTCTCCTCGATCCGCTGCTGCAGCCGTGGTGGAACTGGCTGGTGGCCCAGACGCCCCTGTGGCTCGCCCCCAACCTCATCACTATCGTGGGATTGATCCTCAATGTGGTCACCACGCTGATATTAATCTG TTATAGCCCAAATGGCGTTGAGGCTCCGCCACGTTGGACCTGCGTGCTCTGCGCGCTGGGTCTGTTCATCTACCAGAGTCTTGACTCCATCGACGGGAAGCAGGCCCGTCGGACGAACACCTCTTCACCGCTGGGTGAGCTTTTCGACCATGGCTGTGACTCCATATCCACGGTGTTCGTGGCCCTGTCGGCATGCATTTCCTGCCAACTGGGACACTACCCCAACTGGCTGTTCTTCCAG tgcttCTGTGCTATAGCTCTCTTTTACTGCGCCCACTGGCAGACCTATGTGTCGGGAACGATGCGCTTCGGACGAATCGATGTGACGGAGGCGCAGTTTTCAATCATAGCCATTCATCTGGTATCAGCTGTGCTAGGCCCTGAGATCTGGCTGACCAAGGTAGAAGAGGTTCTGAAGGCACCCAGCGAGGACCTTCGA CTACCGTACTTCAATTGCGAATCCCGATTTTTGCCAATTTACGTGGCCTGCGGCGTAGATTTGATTCTAGCACTCCGCTACTCGAGGTGCATTTTGACCGAAGGGTGCGGAAAGAACGGATCGTCGGTTGCA GGCACCAGTGTCCTGTCGCCCAGCATTCCGCTTACTCTGGTGGTGCTGCCCGCCCTGATGATTGCCCAGAAGTCACCGCAGAACATCTTCACCGAGCACGCCTCGGTATACATCCTGGCCTTCGGCATGGTGGCCGCGAAGGTCACCAACAAGTTGGTG ATTGCCCACATGACCAAGTCGGAGATGGAGTACCTGGACTGGTCGCTGCTCGGTCCCTCGCTGCTGTTCCTGAACCAGTACTTTAACTGCATCGTACCCGAGATCTGGCTGCTGTGGTTCACGCTCATGTGGGGCACCCAGGATCTGCTGCGTTACTGCTCCCAGGTGTGCCTGGAGATCTGCCAGCACCTGCGCATCGATCTCTTCCGGATACCGTACACGCCCAAGGGTCAGGCCCCGCATCCGGCCACTGCCTCTGTGAGCAGTCAGAGCAACATTGGCAGCAGTGCGGACAAGAACGGCGGCACTGCGCATCGGAAGTCGAAGAGCAAACCGCACTAG
- the LOC108029473 gene encoding growth factor receptor-bound protein 2 isoform X2 produces the protein MEDDSNWYRAELDGKEGLIPSNYIEMKNHDWYYGRITRADAEKLLSNKHEGAFLIRISESSPGDFSLSVKCLDGVQHFKVLRDAQSKFFLWVVKFNSLNELVEYHRTASVSRSQEVKLRDMIPEEMLVQALYDFVPQESGELDFRRGDVITVTDRSDENWWNGEIGNRKGIFPATYVTPYHS, from the exons ATGGAGGATGATTCAAATTGGTATCGTGCCGAGCTGGATGGGAAAGAAGGCCTCATACCCAGTAATTACATAGAAATGAAGAATCACGA TTGGTATTATGGACGTATCACTCGTGCCGATGCCGAAAAGTTACTGTCAAACAAGCACGAAGGTGCCTTTTTGATACGCATCAGCGAATCCAGTCCCGGCGATTTCTCCTTATCAGTCAA ATGCCTCGATGGTGTTCAGCATTTCAAGGTTCTGCGCGACGCCCAAAGCAAATTCTTTCTCTGGGTGGTCAAGTTCAACTCCCTCAACGAACTGGTCGAATATCATCGGACGGCGAGCGTATCCCGGTCGCAGGAAGTCAAATTGCGTGATATGATACCTGAAGAG ATGCTCGTGCAGGCGCTGTACGATTTTGTGCCACAGGAATCCGGGGAATTGGACTTCAGACGCGGCGATGTCATCACCGTCACAGACCGCTCCGATGAGAACTGGTGGAACGGCGAGATCGGCAATAGGAAAGGAATCTTCCCAGCAACTTATGTGACGCCATATCATTCATAA
- the LOC108029630 gene encoding cholinephosphotransferase 1 isoform X2, which produces MPLLAYREKHILSAQQLRKLSEHKYSCFSASLLDPLLQPWWNWLVAQTPLWLAPNLITIVGLILNVVTTLILICYSPNGVEAPPRWTCVLCALGLFIYQSLDSIDGKQARRTNTSSPLGELFDHGCDSISTVFVALSACISCQLGHYPNWLFFQCFCAIALFYCAHWQTYVSGTMRFGRIDVTEAQFSIIAIHLVSAVLGPEIWLTKIGIGSIELWYGPALTTIVCGLLSLTYVFSVIKAGGVGKNGSTVAGTSVLSPSIPLTLVVLPALMIAQKSPQNIFTEHASVYILAFGMVAAKVTNKLVIAHMTKSEMEYLDWSLLGPSLLFLNQYFNCIVPEIWLLWFTLMWGTQDLLRYCSQVCLEICQHLRIDLFRIPYTPKGQAPHPATASVSSQSNIGSSADKNGGTAHRKSKSKPH; this is translated from the exons ATGCCGCTGCTCGCCTACCGGGAGAAGCACATCTTGAGTGCCCAGCAGTTGAGGAAGCTGAGCGAGCACAAGTACTCCTGCTTCAGCGCCAGTCTCCTCGATCCGCTGCTGCAGCCGTGGTGGAACTGGCTGGTGGCCCAGACGCCCCTGTGGCTCGCCCCCAACCTCATCACTATCGTGGGATTGATCCTCAATGTGGTCACCACGCTGATATTAATCTG TTATAGCCCAAATGGCGTTGAGGCTCCGCCACGTTGGACCTGCGTGCTCTGCGCGCTGGGTCTGTTCATCTACCAGAGTCTTGACTCCATCGACGGGAAGCAGGCCCGTCGGACGAACACCTCTTCACCGCTGGGTGAGCTTTTCGACCATGGCTGTGACTCCATATCCACGGTGTTCGTGGCCCTGTCGGCATGCATTTCCTGCCAACTGGGACACTACCCCAACTGGCTGTTCTTCCAG tgcttCTGTGCTATAGCTCTCTTTTACTGCGCCCACTGGCAGACCTATGTGTCGGGAACGATGCGCTTCGGACGAATCGATGTGACGGAGGCGCAGTTTTCAATCATAGCCATTCATCTGGTATCAGCTGTGCTAGGCCCTGAGATCTGGCTGACCAAG ATCGGCATCGGCAGCATAGAGCTTTGGTATGGGCCGGCACTGACGACCATTGTGTGCGGTCTGCTTTCCCTAACCTATGTATTTTCCGTCATTAAAGCCGGTGGTGTTGGCAAGAATGGCTCCACAGTTGCT GGCACCAGTGTCCTGTCGCCCAGCATTCCGCTTACTCTGGTGGTGCTGCCCGCCCTGATGATTGCCCAGAAGTCACCGCAGAACATCTTCACCGAGCACGCCTCGGTATACATCCTGGCCTTCGGCATGGTGGCCGCGAAGGTCACCAACAAGTTGGTG ATTGCCCACATGACCAAGTCGGAGATGGAGTACCTGGACTGGTCGCTGCTCGGTCCCTCGCTGCTGTTCCTGAACCAGTACTTTAACTGCATCGTACCCGAGATCTGGCTGCTGTGGTTCACGCTCATGTGGGGCACCCAGGATCTGCTGCGTTACTGCTCCCAGGTGTGCCTGGAGATCTGCCAGCACCTGCGCATCGATCTCTTCCGGATACCGTACACGCCCAAGGGTCAGGCCCCGCATCCGGCCACTGCCTCTGTGAGCAGTCAGAGCAACATTGGCAGCAGTGCGGACAAGAACGGCGGCACTGCGCATCGGAAGTCGAAGAGCAAACCGCACTAG
- the LOC108029630 gene encoding cholinephosphotransferase 1 isoform X3 — protein MPLLAYREKHILSAQQLRKLSEHKYSCFSASLLDPLLQPWWNWLVAQTPLWLAPNLITIVGLILNVVTTLILICYSPNGVEAPPRWTCVLCALGLFIYQSLDSIDGKQARRTNTSSPLGELFDHGCDSISTVFVALSACISCQLGHYPNWLFFQCFCAIALFYCAHWQTYVSGTMRFGRIDVTEAQFSIIAIHLVSAVLGPEIWLTKIPIVGLSWNYTILIFITFGYTLNIINFLKMFTEGGSGKNGSSVAGTSVLSPSIPLTLVVLPALMIAQKSPQNIFTEHASVYILAFGMVAAKVTNKLVIAHMTKSEMEYLDWSLLGPSLLFLNQYFNCIVPEIWLLWFTLMWGTQDLLRYCSQVCLEICQHLRIDLFRIPYTPKGQAPHPATASVSSQSNIGSSADKNGGTAHRKSKSKPH, from the exons ATGCCGCTGCTCGCCTACCGGGAGAAGCACATCTTGAGTGCCCAGCAGTTGAGGAAGCTGAGCGAGCACAAGTACTCCTGCTTCAGCGCCAGTCTCCTCGATCCGCTGCTGCAGCCGTGGTGGAACTGGCTGGTGGCCCAGACGCCCCTGTGGCTCGCCCCCAACCTCATCACTATCGTGGGATTGATCCTCAATGTGGTCACCACGCTGATATTAATCTG TTATAGCCCAAATGGCGTTGAGGCTCCGCCACGTTGGACCTGCGTGCTCTGCGCGCTGGGTCTGTTCATCTACCAGAGTCTTGACTCCATCGACGGGAAGCAGGCCCGTCGGACGAACACCTCTTCACCGCTGGGTGAGCTTTTCGACCATGGCTGTGACTCCATATCCACGGTGTTCGTGGCCCTGTCGGCATGCATTTCCTGCCAACTGGGACACTACCCCAACTGGCTGTTCTTCCAG tgcttCTGTGCTATAGCTCTCTTTTACTGCGCCCACTGGCAGACCTATGTGTCGGGAACGATGCGCTTCGGACGAATCGATGTGACGGAGGCGCAGTTTTCAATCATAGCCATTCATCTGGTATCAGCTGTGCTAGGCCCTGAGATCTGGCTGACCAAG ATACCAATCGTGGGCCTTTCATGGAATTAtacaatattaatatttatcacATTCGGTTATACCTTGAATATAatcaatttcttaaaaatgtttactgaAGGCGGCAGTGGCAAAAACGGCTCCTCAGTTGCT GGCACCAGTGTCCTGTCGCCCAGCATTCCGCTTACTCTGGTGGTGCTGCCCGCCCTGATGATTGCCCAGAAGTCACCGCAGAACATCTTCACCGAGCACGCCTCGGTATACATCCTGGCCTTCGGCATGGTGGCCGCGAAGGTCACCAACAAGTTGGTG ATTGCCCACATGACCAAGTCGGAGATGGAGTACCTGGACTGGTCGCTGCTCGGTCCCTCGCTGCTGTTCCTGAACCAGTACTTTAACTGCATCGTACCCGAGATCTGGCTGCTGTGGTTCACGCTCATGTGGGGCACCCAGGATCTGCTGCGTTACTGCTCCCAGGTGTGCCTGGAGATCTGCCAGCACCTGCGCATCGATCTCTTCCGGATACCGTACACGCCCAAGGGTCAGGCCCCGCATCCGGCCACTGCCTCTGTGAGCAGTCAGAGCAACATTGGCAGCAGTGCGGACAAGAACGGCGGCACTGCGCATCGGAAGTCGAAGAGCAAACCGCACTAG
- the LOC108029630 gene encoding cholinephosphotransferase 1 isoform X4, translating to MPLLAYREKHILSAQQLRKLSEHKYSCFSASLLDPLLQPWWNWLVAQTPLWLAPNLITIVGLILNVVTTLILICYSPNGVEAPPRWTCVLCALGLFIYQSLDSIDGKQARRTNTSSPLGELFDHGCDSISTVFVALSACISCQLGHYPNWLFFQCFCAIALFYCAHWQTYVSGTMRFGRIDVTEAQFSIIAIHLVSAVLGPEIWLTKLPYFNCESRFLPIYVACGVDLILALRYSRCILTEGCGKNGSSVAGTSVLSPSIPLTLVVLPALMIAQKSPQNIFTEHASVYILAFGMVAAKVTNKLVIAHMTKSEMEYLDWSLLGPSLLFLNQYFNCIVPEIWLLWFTLMWGTQDLLRYCSQVCLEICQHLRIDLFRIPYTPKGQAPHPATASVSSQSNIGSSADKNGGTAHRKSKSKPH from the exons ATGCCGCTGCTCGCCTACCGGGAGAAGCACATCTTGAGTGCCCAGCAGTTGAGGAAGCTGAGCGAGCACAAGTACTCCTGCTTCAGCGCCAGTCTCCTCGATCCGCTGCTGCAGCCGTGGTGGAACTGGCTGGTGGCCCAGACGCCCCTGTGGCTCGCCCCCAACCTCATCACTATCGTGGGATTGATCCTCAATGTGGTCACCACGCTGATATTAATCTG TTATAGCCCAAATGGCGTTGAGGCTCCGCCACGTTGGACCTGCGTGCTCTGCGCGCTGGGTCTGTTCATCTACCAGAGTCTTGACTCCATCGACGGGAAGCAGGCCCGTCGGACGAACACCTCTTCACCGCTGGGTGAGCTTTTCGACCATGGCTGTGACTCCATATCCACGGTGTTCGTGGCCCTGTCGGCATGCATTTCCTGCCAACTGGGACACTACCCCAACTGGCTGTTCTTCCAG tgcttCTGTGCTATAGCTCTCTTTTACTGCGCCCACTGGCAGACCTATGTGTCGGGAACGATGCGCTTCGGACGAATCGATGTGACGGAGGCGCAGTTTTCAATCATAGCCATTCATCTGGTATCAGCTGTGCTAGGCCCTGAGATCTGGCTGACCAAG CTACCGTACTTCAATTGCGAATCCCGATTTTTGCCAATTTACGTGGCCTGCGGCGTAGATTTGATTCTAGCACTCCGCTACTCGAGGTGCATTTTGACCGAAGGGTGCGGAAAGAACGGATCGTCGGTTGCA GGCACCAGTGTCCTGTCGCCCAGCATTCCGCTTACTCTGGTGGTGCTGCCCGCCCTGATGATTGCCCAGAAGTCACCGCAGAACATCTTCACCGAGCACGCCTCGGTATACATCCTGGCCTTCGGCATGGTGGCCGCGAAGGTCACCAACAAGTTGGTG ATTGCCCACATGACCAAGTCGGAGATGGAGTACCTGGACTGGTCGCTGCTCGGTCCCTCGCTGCTGTTCCTGAACCAGTACTTTAACTGCATCGTACCCGAGATCTGGCTGCTGTGGTTCACGCTCATGTGGGGCACCCAGGATCTGCTGCGTTACTGCTCCCAGGTGTGCCTGGAGATCTGCCAGCACCTGCGCATCGATCTCTTCCGGATACCGTACACGCCCAAGGGTCAGGCCCCGCATCCGGCCACTGCCTCTGTGAGCAGTCAGAGCAACATTGGCAGCAGTGCGGACAAGAACGGCGGCACTGCGCATCGGAAGTCGAAGAGCAAACCGCACTAG
- the LOC108029467 gene encoding guanylate kinase-associated protein mars — protein sequence MQRHKELYKEQSLVLSPRNHCQENRNRLQAARAKKREDCFYQNRIISVSPTPGKKKPCVAVQEAVSQENVVPGLQGQQHPEPEKKDVLEKPPQPTAKPTRQSVFLKRYTEWKNARSKEHKTREQSRRGAAIRAPPVNQSKAFPKSETFRVPDNLATTKQKEAVVLQPSKRCSLYVIANPVNNIKGKASAATYSSNSASSVIKPMSAALLVGKTAPAAPPSKNVTSAPAAKPVTAALKRQKATPATKPSAPRQTTNPVALARQKAAARPLPTASGNTRDRMAASEAKNNNKVKTDPVRPQPSGTSLKARVPASTVPRVARLANVMCQPFDKPSVSRAPVTDRANVVKPQSIRGGGGAVGKFKDSSGVARKTVGNSMRMKAINQKKQYTKLQDNVKKLPQLKAELLQAATLEIPPLTPLEEIPFLDHATSTQCKTNKSSSNLLEAFGDILLSPVAPAQNAEDSTVKRQLLPADEAELPAPVAKKKFDFSRYSVANSPAEDSLILDSQQSTLKKIVGDSTLVPETEKTPPRRESNGMPNYLSPFVSVSRGKVNSRCEKEKRNSFYLSDEESPLEVRRAIESVLYFRLQLENEIARLQTLCSEWEAYSKQNEELLRETGGIDMINVTIGQTRLLTTKKMMQFSGLIDRCEAGATGKNRQPNDGSEDTKPVQAEDLEGWWDMLRLQSENVDKRFENLKRWKANDWHDPDALAEEPIQPKPKPKINRNMKVKSKAKPSSNLKQFLRKAHANLKKKVEEPPMDDGAPSTSSRVSSPRVIVVRNRRSFSPARTVLRMSSGEGRQSIAPNALLKSAILAAAEQNATKTPPPQTRTSILKTPGTIKRQSRAVLFSAKKSVRRFQFTYEEGNLSNDETLGADKLEDCEEDMSLEASSERRSIEQDPETDQANGKTPRTYTLRNRRVNLRPSSEFM from the exons ATGCAGCGCCACAAGGAACTGTACAAGGAGCAATCGCTGGTTCTGAGCCCGCGCAACCATTGCCAGGAGAACCGAAATCGGTTGCAAGCAGCGCGCGCCAAAAAGCGGGAGGATTGTTTTTACCAGAACCGCATCATCAGTGTGAGTCCCACGCCCGGCAAAAAGAAGCCATGTGTGGCGGTCCAAGAGGCTGTCTCCCAGGAGAACGTGGTTCCTGGCCTGCAGGGTCAACAGCACCCTGAGCCGGAAAAGAAGGACGTATTGGAGAAGCCACCGCAACCAACCGCAAAACCCACTCGCCAGTCTGTATTCCTTAAGCGCTACACGGAATGGAAGAACGCGAGGAGCAAGGAGCATAAGACACGGGAGCAATCGCGTCGGGGGGCAGCTATTAGAGCGCCTCCTGTCAATCAATCAAAAGCCTTTCCCAAGTCAGAAACATTCCGAGTTCCCGACAACCTGGCTACTACCAAGCAGAAGGAGGCAGTTGTGCTCCAGCCGAGCAAGCGTTGTTCGCTCTACGTGATTGCCAATCCCGTAAACAACATTAAGGGAAAGGCGTCCGCAGCCACCTATTCATCAAATTCAGCTTCTTCGGTTATCAAGCCGATGTCTGCAGCTCTCCTTGTTGGCAAGACAGCGCCCGCTGCACCTCCTTCCAAAAATGTGACTTCAGCTCCTGCAGCAAAACCAGTGACTGCCGCTTTGAAGAGGCAGAAGGCAACTCCTGCTACAAAGCCAAGTGCTCCCCGTCAGACCACGAATCCGGTAGCTTTAGCCAGGCAGAAAGCAGCTGCTCGACCCCTTCCCACTGCCAGTGGCAATACCAGGGACAGGATGGCAGCATCTGAAGCCAAGAATAACAATAAAGTAAAAACGGACCCAGTGCGGCCACAACCTTCAGGAACCAGCTTGAAAGCAAGAGTTCCTGCGTCTACGGTGCCAAGAGTAGCTAGACTGGCAAATGTGATGTGTCAGCCGTTCGATAAACCTTCTGTAAGCAGAGCGCCGGTTACAGATCGGGCGAACGTGGTGAAGCCGCAATCCATTCGTGGCGGAGGTGGTGCCGTTGGAAAATTTAAGGACTCGTCCGGAGTTGCCAGAAAAACTGTTGGTAATTCCATGCGTATGAAGGCCATCAATCAGAAAAAACAGTACACAAAGCTGCAGGACAACGTCAAAAAGCTTCCTCAGCTCAAAGCAGAGTTGCTGCAGGCAGCTACACTTGAGATACCGCCACTCACGCCGCTGGAGGAGATCCCCTTCCTCGACCATGCCACATCCACCCAGTGCAAGACCAATAAAAGCAGCAGCAATCTTCTGGAGGCTTTTGGTGACATCTTGCTGAGTCCGGTGGCACCGGCTCAAAATGCGGAAGATAGTACAGTCAAGAGGCAATTGTTGCCGGCGGATGAGGCCGAACTGCCAGCTCCGGtggcaaagaaaaaattcgACTTCTCGCGTTACTCTGTGGCTAACTCACCAGCGGAGGACTCTCTAATCTTAGATTCCCAACAGTCGACCC TTAAGAAAATTGTCGGAGATTCTACTTTGGTGCCAGAAACGGAGAAGACACCTCCACGCCGTGAGTCCAACGGAATGCCGAACTATCTTAGCCCGTTTGTGAGCGTCTCCCGCGGGAAGGTAAACTCTCGCTGCGAAAAGGAAAAGCGGAACAGTTTCTACCTGTCCGACGAGGAGTCGCCGTTGGAAGTTCGCCGTGCCATCGAGTCCGTTCTGTACTTCAGGCTACAGCTGGAGAATGAGATCGCGCGACTCCAAACCCTGTGCAGCGAATGGGAGGCGTATAGCAAGCAAAACGAGGAACTTTTGCGGGAAACGGGGGGCATAGATATGATAAACGTGACCATCGGGCAGACACGGCTGTTAACCACTAAAAAAATGATGCAATTTAGCGGTCTGATCGATCGTTGCGAGGCCGGCGCCACAGGCAAGAACCGCCAACCAAACGATGGAAGCGAAGACACAAAGCCGGTACAGGCGGAGGATCTGGAGGGATGGTGGGACATGTTGCGCCTGCAGAGCGAGAACGTGGACAAGCGATTCGAAAATTTGAAGCGTTGGAAGGCCAACGACTGGCACGATCCGGATGCATTGGCTGAGGAACCCATTCAGCCAAAGCCGAAGCCTAAGATTAATCGCAACATGAAGGTCAAGTCAAAGGCCAAGCCATCCAGCAATCTGAAGCAGTTTCTGCGCAAAGCCCAtgccaatttaaaaaagaaggtTGAGGAGCCGCCGATGGATGACGGCGCTCCTTCGACTTCCTCGCGAGTCAGCTCGCCACGGGTAATTGTGGTTCGTAATCGTAGGTCCTTTTCGCCTGCTCGCACTGTTCTCCGTATGTCCAGCGGTGAGGGACGTCAATCCATTGCGCCAAATGCGCTTCTGAAATCAGCTATTCTTGCGGCCGCCGAGCAGAATGCGACCAAGACACCGCCGCCACAAACGCGAACCTCCATCCTTAAAACGCCGGGAACTATAAAACGGCAGAGCCGAGCCGTCCTCTTCAGTGCCAAGAAGAGCGTACGCCGCTTCCAGTTCACCTACGAGGAGGGCAACCTTAGCAACGACGAGACGTTGGGCGCCGACAAGCTGGAAGATTGTGAGGAAGATATGTCGCTGGAGGCTTCCTCGGAACGTCGATCCATTGAGCAGGATCCAGAAACGGATCAAGCCAATGGAAAAACCCCTCGCACTTATACTCTGCGCAACCGGCGAGTGAATCTGCGTCCTTCGTCAGAGTTCATGTAG